From Sardina pilchardus chromosome 9, fSarPil1.1, whole genome shotgun sequence, a single genomic window includes:
- the si:ch1073-456m8.1 gene encoding leucine-rich repeat flightless-interacting protein 2 isoform X2 — MHCGSLERMGTPRKRTLSRGMSEDESLRHIIKEAEETTKRLTRSDSKYGSLKKGERRSEEDSLAEIPDMIELQANYDGVLQELHYLEVQRETLLFQVDCLQDALEGAEEMLAEAQREAHDTSLELEREKEGRRKLEDMVSSLMQEVERLKEERNSIPAVPVYTLIRDDTQETAAEDSRDTQTTTPPPQNKTQPEGTTQEAPFTVVRLDSTPVTPGTTDGQADGSSGGLLSFFKKGKGDQAQDDRTGPAWIQNAPMGTSVDQDPAQEKSAQDETSDGPLAKLTRMVKNFGHTPSLDLSEQPVQEGVFRGPSGDKSTGEDPDDNDESSGYEDAQSDLLEQEALAGASTPDGTPDGGFLEDELADEDGEAATNTGEPGSPKPNDSCVLS; from the exons ATGCACTGCGGGAGTCTGGAAAGAATGGGGACTCCGCGTAAAAGAACACTTTCGCGAGGAATGAGTGAGGATGAATCGTTACGACACATAATAAAGGAG GCTGAAGAGACCACCAAACGACTGACCCGCAGTGACAGCAAATATGGATCActgaaaaaaggagagagaagg AGTGAAGAGGATTCACTTGCAGAGATCCCAGATATG atcgAACTCCAGGCGAATTATGATGGCGTGCTGCAGGAACTGCACTATCTGGAGGTTCAGCGGGAGACTCTCCTGTTCCAGGTGGACTGCCTTCAGGACGCTCTAGAGGGGGCGGAGGAGATGCTCGCCGAGGCCCAGAGAGAAGCGCACGACACCAGCCTG GAGctggagcgagagaaggaggggaggcgAAAGTTGGAGGACATGGTCAGCTCATTAATGCAGGAGGTAGAGCGGCTGAAGGag GAGAGAAACAGCATCCCAGCGGTCCCGGTCTACACTCTCATTAGGGACGACACGCAGGAGACTGCAGCTGAGGacagcagagacacacaaacaacaacgcCGCCGCCTCAGAACAAGACTCAGCCAGAGGGTACGACACAAGAGGCGCCTTTCACTGTGGTGCGCTTGGACAGTACACCGGTCACTCCAGGCACTACAGACGGTCAAGCAGACGGCTCAAGTGGAGGGCTGCTGTCCTTCTTCAAGAAAGGAAAAGGGGACCAGGCTCAAGATGACCGCACTGGTCCTGCCTGGATCCAGAATGCCCCTATGGGGACATCGGTGGACCAAGATCCTGCTCAGGAGAAGAGCGCACAGGATGAAACCAGCGACGGCCCCTTGGCTAAGCTCACTAGGATGGTGAAGAACTTCGGTCACACGCCATCGCTGGACCTGTCTGAACAGCCAGTGCAAGAGGGAGTATTTCGAGGCCCCAGTGGCGACAAATCCACTGGAGAAGACCCAGACGACAACGATGAGAGCAGTGGCTATGAGGACGCCCAGTCGGACCTTCTGGAGCAAGAAGCCCTTGCGGGGGCCTCCACGCCAGACGGAACTCCAGACGGGGGTTTCCTGGAGGACGAGCTGGCAGATGAAGATGGGGAAGCGGCGACCAACACGGGGGAACCGGGTAGCCCCAAACCAAACGACTCTTGTGTTTTGTCTTAA
- the si:ch1073-456m8.1 gene encoding uncharacterized protein si:ch1073-456m8.1 isoform X1 translates to MHCGSLERMGTPRKRTLSRGMSEDESLRHIIKEAEETTKRLTRSDSKYGSLKKGERRVSQSEEDSLAEIPDMIELQANYDGVLQELHYLEVQRETLLFQVDCLQDALEGAEEMLAEAQREAHDTSLELEREKEGRRKLEDMVSSLMQEVERLKEERNSIPAVPVYTLIRDDTQETAAEDSRDTQTTTPPPQNKTQPEGTTQEAPFTVVRLDSTPVTPGTTDGQADGSSGGLLSFFKKGKGDQAQDDRTGPAWIQNAPMGTSVDQDPAQEKSAQDETSDGPLAKLTRMVKNFGHTPSLDLSEQPVQEGVFRGPSGDKSTGEDPDDNDESSGYEDAQSDLLEQEALAGASTPDGTPDGGFLEDELADEDGEAATNTGEPGSPKPNDSCVLS, encoded by the exons ATGCACTGCGGGAGTCTGGAAAGAATGGGGACTCCGCGTAAAAGAACACTTTCGCGAGGAATGAGTGAGGATGAATCGTTACGACACATAATAAAGGAG GCTGAAGAGACCACCAAACGACTGACCCGCAGTGACAGCAAATATGGATCActgaaaaaaggagagagaagggtgagCCAG AGTGAAGAGGATTCACTTGCAGAGATCCCAGATATG atcgAACTCCAGGCGAATTATGATGGCGTGCTGCAGGAACTGCACTATCTGGAGGTTCAGCGGGAGACTCTCCTGTTCCAGGTGGACTGCCTTCAGGACGCTCTAGAGGGGGCGGAGGAGATGCTCGCCGAGGCCCAGAGAGAAGCGCACGACACCAGCCTG GAGctggagcgagagaaggaggggaggcgAAAGTTGGAGGACATGGTCAGCTCATTAATGCAGGAGGTAGAGCGGCTGAAGGag GAGAGAAACAGCATCCCAGCGGTCCCGGTCTACACTCTCATTAGGGACGACACGCAGGAGACTGCAGCTGAGGacagcagagacacacaaacaacaacgcCGCCGCCTCAGAACAAGACTCAGCCAGAGGGTACGACACAAGAGGCGCCTTTCACTGTGGTGCGCTTGGACAGTACACCGGTCACTCCAGGCACTACAGACGGTCAAGCAGACGGCTCAAGTGGAGGGCTGCTGTCCTTCTTCAAGAAAGGAAAAGGGGACCAGGCTCAAGATGACCGCACTGGTCCTGCCTGGATCCAGAATGCCCCTATGGGGACATCGGTGGACCAAGATCCTGCTCAGGAGAAGAGCGCACAGGATGAAACCAGCGACGGCCCCTTGGCTAAGCTCACTAGGATGGTGAAGAACTTCGGTCACACGCCATCGCTGGACCTGTCTGAACAGCCAGTGCAAGAGGGAGTATTTCGAGGCCCCAGTGGCGACAAATCCACTGGAGAAGACCCAGACGACAACGATGAGAGCAGTGGCTATGAGGACGCCCAGTCGGACCTTCTGGAGCAAGAAGCCCTTGCGGGGGCCTCCACGCCAGACGGAACTCCAGACGGGGGTTTCCTGGAGGACGAGCTGGCAGATGAAGATGGGGAAGCGGCGACCAACACGGGGGAACCGGGTAGCCCCAAACCAAACGACTCTTGTGTTTTGTCTTAA